The stretch of DNA atatattctttttttaatttataagatatagaaaaatcttaattttgatatttttcagtACATAAACTTGATTATcgttattaatatttatttttgcatGTCAAACAATGAAGATCAGATTAAAATATTTCCAACCGTGAACAAATTATACATACTcagtttatatttaataaatattttactataaaaaacaataaattatatgtatACTTTAATGTTTGATAACAGGCATCTCTTTTTAGCacaacaaacattttttttctttaactatatttcttcttcatcttaATTAACTTTAAGTTCAACTCTCTTTGGCGGCATTAAGACTCTGAACTACCTGGTGAGCCACATGATCAAAATAGCCTAAACTTTTAACAtgcaagaaaaataaatataactgaAATACTTTAATTATAAGCAAAATTAGAaacaattctttaaaaaaacaaatcctATTACTTTTATATAACTAATTATTTTAGCTCTCCTAATGTAGTCCAAATATTCATAAACTCCAACAAACGAAAGAAgttacaaatattaataaacTCAACAAgccaaaaaagataaaaacacaAAGTAAAGTTGTTACTTGTTTAACATAATAATTTTCACACGATGGTGCAACCCGCGGCGTTCTCTTCACTACAGGTGTGCTTGACGGGAGACGGCGTTGACGGCGGAAGCGGAGGTGGCGGCCTGTAATTCATGGATGGATGTGCCCTATCATACATCCTATTTGATGGAAACATGTTGTTCCCATAATTAGCTTCTTGTTGTCGTCGTCGTTGTTGTTGCTGTTGCTGTTGCTGAAATTGTTGCTGTTGTTTCATCATCCTCATCATATCCATGCGCCGTTGCTCTTGTTGTTGCTGatacttttgttgttgttgttgttgttgttcataAGAAGGATGTTCCATTTGCATTTGCATCCCTTGTTGATCATATCTACCACTATTCTTCGTTGGCCCTTGTTGTTCCTGCACGGCCCGAATGTTATGCTCCATTGGGCCCATCTGGCCCATATTTCCATTTCCGTTACTATCGTTACCATTCCTTCCATATCTACCATTACCCTCACTAGGGACATTATAGtaatcaacaaaatcaaaactatttttactcTTACTACCACTAGCATTTTGAAAGACACTCTCTTGTCGCTCTAAATTATTACaactatttttctcttttttgtcaTCATTGTTGTGATTGTAATTTTTCTTGTAACTATCAACTACTTGTTCTTTTTGACTATTTTTCCCACATACTAGAAACTGACTTAGAAAACCACCATCACTTTTCCCATTCTGTGTATTACCATTTTTACCCTCCATTTGATTTTCATCTTTCTTGCAAGTTCCATCATTTTCACAGCCATTGTCTTGACTCCTGAAAGGCCCACTATTCATCATACCAGCAGGCCCACGAGGCCCAGATATATTTTCCATTTGATGGCCATGACCATGAAGATGTCCTTCCCCTCCCTCTTCACCACAGTCATCATCAAAATTAATGTGATGCAATTCATGATGACTACaatcatcaattgaatcaaatttcaaattatgtAAGTTGGACTTGACACTTTTGGGTTGTTTAGAAGGTATCTTAATATCACGACCCTCTTCCAAATTCTGCAAGTTTACTGCTTGAGCACCACCGCCATTATTTTCTTTAGGACCATTGTGATTATGAGACTTATTTCCATTACTTTCTTTAGGACCATTTTGATTATGAGACTTATTTCCATTACTACCCttactattattatcaacttGCAAGTTCTGAAGCTGCTTATTAATGGAATCCAATATCTCAGCATGCTTTCCTAATTTCTTTAGCTTTTTTATGAGTTCTGCTGGATCCACACTACCTACCACTTGTACTTTCCCTTCCTTTGCATCCATATTCACAGCTTCCACCCCTAGATAATAACATCATAAATTAAGAACAAGGTACAAAATTTGAAACATCTATACATTTTATATGTAAAGTGTACATTTTGGTCCTgcaaattgaaaatttgattatatttaaaattcgTGTGATTtaggtttgaattataattttatgttagAATCAATTATAGaaacaatatcaatttcaatCTTACAtggttgaaataatatttttcttttctgtcATGGAATCAAACACATACTAAGTcattgatatttatatttaattaacgAGAGCtctgaaacaaaaaaaaattaagatatgtTAAATGTTTTTAGGGAAAATTAGTGCATAGGTTACTTCTACTCGACGAAtgtataaaaattgaaattataaaaaattacatatagtATAAAAAAAGAGCTATGATAAACCTAAGATTGATAAAGTGAAGATAAGGGGTATTGTAAGAATGTACCTTGAATTTTCAAAAGTAGTTTCTTAATTTTCTTCTCACAGCCATCACAATCGATACTAATCTTGAGAGTACAATAGCTCTACAAAGAAAACAAGGCCAACGCATATCAATTGTTCACTCACAAGTCGCAACACAACTACCACAAAACATGAACcataaaaacaaaacacaaacatTAAAAGATACAAAATTGTGTTGCACTTTATCAATGAATAAACATGCGATATGGTAATATTAGTAGGAAAAGTTTAATTACCTGATTTCTCGACAACAAGTCTTGTTTACTCATTCTTAGTTACGTGGTGATAGAACAGAGAAGAAAATGTTTCAGTACAAATGATACGTATGACCGTACAGATAGTTTTTTTCGTTACTCAAGCTATACAGAGAAAATAGCGAAcagtatatatataaacttcggaatcaaatcaaatctttttactgatttaaaattattctcaattaattatgttaaatcttattttataatattattttattttatttttccaagattcatttaaattttattattaaaataagtttttgtgaataatattttaattatataagatTCAAAGGCGGTTATAAGTGGCGATAGacataaacataataataatcacCTGACATTAGGtggtatcaaatttaaaatttgtttgttCTCTCTCTTATATGGAGtcgtaaataaaaaatatttaaaaataaaaatacaataaaaattaaatagtatttaattttaaaacaattaaaagatatatatatatatatatgtatatatatatatatatttatttatatatacgtgcaagtattttatatttaaaataatgataaaataagcAAGAgtataagtttatattttatatttagttatagTCACGGGCAAGTAACGGATGCAACTATACAACAAGCCTCGATAGATAAGGGCGGAAACTCCTGATGGATagaatgttaatttttttttcagtccaaaaaaataatattaattatagttatgtaaataatacttttaattatttatataatatcgAGGTTCTAATCAAAAAAGaatctcataaaaaaatatcaaaatataataaaatttattaaaaattttaatcatgtatatacaatataaattgatagttaaaaaaaaatagaatattgaaTGAAGGTAACTCAAATTTGAGGATGATAACAAGCCAAGCAAAAGAGATGAATTGGCTGATATTTGTAGTTAGCTAAACTTTGCAAGGTGAAGGTctgatttatattaaaaatattaaattttgatctaATATTTACTAAAGTCTCACAAAATTTCTGATTAAAATTAAGtctgttttattattatattatgaatttttaaataaatcggtcttttataaataaataaacaagttaACATGTCAATTAACTTAAGTTTCGTAGAATATGtaacatgatttttttatattatttaatattatattatattatattatattttaattctattttataataaattctttaaatatttaaatattaatgcaagtatgtatgtgaataacataaaatgttaataatttaataatttaacaaaaaaatattaaaacttaatattataataatactagtaataaaaagttatttatatttaattaaatatgttgaTTTGGTagacttaaaaataattttcagtaGCCTTAACCTagtctttttaattaattgattagttTCACTTATTTTTATCAACAAGTGTCTCTTTGTTCTTTGTACagtctatttttttataaaagtaactTCAATAGTatagtaaacaaaataataattaagattTAGAACGCACATGTGAATTGAAGATCCTTTAAGAAAGTGTTGATTTTTGAAGATAAATGTGACAACATGCTTTCTTTAAGATTTTTATGAGATATTTTTTACTAGTCAAATGaaagttatta from Cicer arietinum cultivar CDC Frontier isolate Library 1 chromosome 3, Cicar.CDCFrontier_v2.0, whole genome shotgun sequence encodes:
- the LOC101504465 gene encoding uncharacterized protein, which encodes MSKQDLLSRNQSYCTLKISIDCDGCEKKIKKLLLKIQGVEAVNMDAKEGKVQVVGSVDPAELIKKLKKLGKHAEILDSINKQLQNLQVDNNSKGSNGNKSHNQNGPKESNGNKSHNHNGPKENNGGGAQAVNLQNLEEGRDIKIPSKQPKSVKSNLHNLKFDSIDDCSHHELHHINFDDDCGEEGGEGHLHGHGHQMENISGPRGPAGMMNSGPFRSQDNGCENDGTCKKDENQMEGKNGNTQNGKSDGGFLSQFLVCGKNSQKEQVVDSYKKNYNHNNDDKKEKNSCNNLERQESVFQNASGSKSKNSFDFVDYYNVPSEGNGRYGRNGNDSNGNGNMGQMGPMEHNIRAVQEQQGPTKNSGRYDQQGMQMQMEHPSYEQQQQQQQKYQQQQEQRRMDMMRMMKQQQQFQQQQQQQQRRRQQEANYGNNMFPSNRMYDRAHPSMNYRPPPPLPPSTPSPVKHTCSEENAAGCTIV